A single Amphiprion ocellaris isolate individual 3 ecotype Okinawa chromosome 15, ASM2253959v1, whole genome shotgun sequence DNA region contains:
- the si:dkey-81h8.1 gene encoding uncharacterized protein si:dkey-81h8.1 isoform X1, translating into MDYNDKEPMPAAGTLSARQLQSHLKMEPKTLGAIQIVIGALILCLSASVLQIHEVHFTGDVALFLIVVIQVTLSGSVLVHSGRRPTLFWVKFVLVLHLISAAFATAALGLMSKHLPYRQDSYHCEHCRRLELHAVQHCFRKCTGLIEQKCKLLIDGILGTLVIFLVLELLICITAMLFGLSVLAAGGTQAPSQRPAYPQTRPPPVPAVQAVHPTPAAAEPSQQVAVVVTEPNSEQVEDISTPPTEPQVEPIEAVDTEP; encoded by the exons ATGGATTATAACGATAAAGAACCGATGCCGGCAGCAGGGACCCTCTCTGCACGCCAGCTGCAGTCCCACCTCAAAATGGAGCCCAAGACTCTAGGG GCTATCCAGATTGTGATTGGGGCACTGATTCTCTGTCTGAGTGCTTCTGTGCTCCAGATCCATGAGGTTCACTTCACAGGAGATGTGGCCCTCTTCCTGATTGTTGTCATACAG GTGACCTTGTCTGGTTCAGTGTTGGTCCACAGTGGGAGGAGACCTACTCTGTTTTGG GTCAAATTTGTCCTGGTGCTGCATCTCATCAGTGCAGCATTTGCCACTGCTGCCCTGGGTCTGATGTCCAAACACCTCCCTTATCGCCAAGACTCTTACCACTGTGAACACTGCCGCAGACTGGAGCTACATGCTGTG CAACATTGTTTCAGGAAATGCACCGGGCTGATCGAGCAAAAGTGTAAA CTGTTGATTGATGGGATTCTGGGGACACTGGTGATCTTTCTGGTGCTGGAGCTGTTGATCTGCATCACTGCCATGCTGTTTGGACTCAGTGTCCTAGCTGCTGGTGGAACCCAG GCACCCAGCCAGAGACCTGCTTATCCACAGACACGCCCACCACCTGTTCCAGCTGTGCAGGCTGTTCATCCCACTCCAGCTGCAGCTGAACCATCTCAG cAGGTGGCTGTAGTTGTGACGGAACCTAATTCAGAGCAGGTGGAGGACATTTCCACTCCACCCACTGAACCCCAGGTGGAGCCAATTGAAGCTGTGGACACAGAACCCTGA
- the si:dkey-81h8.1 gene encoding uncharacterized protein si:dkey-81h8.1 isoform X2 — protein MDYNDKEPMPAAGTLSARQLQSHLKMEPKTLGAIQIVIGALILCLSASVLQIHEVHFTGDVALFLIVVIQVTLSGSVLVHSGRRPTLFWVKFVLVLHLISAAFATAALGLMSKHLPYRQDSYHCEHCRRLELHAVQHCFRKCTGLIEQKCKLLIDGILGTLVIFLVLELLICITAMLFGLSVLAAGGTQAPSQRPAYPQTRPPPVPAVQAVHPTPAAAEPSQVAVVVTEPNSEQVEDISTPPTEPQVEPIEAVDTEP, from the exons ATGGATTATAACGATAAAGAACCGATGCCGGCAGCAGGGACCCTCTCTGCACGCCAGCTGCAGTCCCACCTCAAAATGGAGCCCAAGACTCTAGGG GCTATCCAGATTGTGATTGGGGCACTGATTCTCTGTCTGAGTGCTTCTGTGCTCCAGATCCATGAGGTTCACTTCACAGGAGATGTGGCCCTCTTCCTGATTGTTGTCATACAG GTGACCTTGTCTGGTTCAGTGTTGGTCCACAGTGGGAGGAGACCTACTCTGTTTTGG GTCAAATTTGTCCTGGTGCTGCATCTCATCAGTGCAGCATTTGCCACTGCTGCCCTGGGTCTGATGTCCAAACACCTCCCTTATCGCCAAGACTCTTACCACTGTGAACACTGCCGCAGACTGGAGCTACATGCTGTG CAACATTGTTTCAGGAAATGCACCGGGCTGATCGAGCAAAAGTGTAAA CTGTTGATTGATGGGATTCTGGGGACACTGGTGATCTTTCTGGTGCTGGAGCTGTTGATCTGCATCACTGCCATGCTGTTTGGACTCAGTGTCCTAGCTGCTGGTGGAACCCAG GCACCCAGCCAGAGACCTGCTTATCCACAGACACGCCCACCACCTGTTCCAGCTGTGCAGGCTGTTCATCCCACTCCAGCTGCAGCTGAACCATCTCAG GTGGCTGTAGTTGTGACGGAACCTAATTCAGAGCAGGTGGAGGACATTTCCACTCCACCCACTGAACCCCAGGTGGAGCCAATTGAAGCTGTGGACACAGAACCCTGA
- the si:dkey-81h8.1 gene encoding uncharacterized protein si:dkey-81h8.1 isoform X3, whose amino-acid sequence MDYNDKEPMPAAGTLSARQLQSHLKMEPKTLGAIQIVIGALILCLSASVLQIHEVHFTGDVALFLIVVIQVTLSGSVLVHSGRRPTLFWVKFVLVLHLISAAFATAALGLMSKHLPYRQDSYHCEHCRRLELHAVLLIDGILGTLVIFLVLELLICITAMLFGLSVLAAGGTQAPSQRPAYPQTRPPPVPAVQAVHPTPAAAEPSQQVAVVVTEPNSEQVEDISTPPTEPQVEPIEAVDTEP is encoded by the exons ATGGATTATAACGATAAAGAACCGATGCCGGCAGCAGGGACCCTCTCTGCACGCCAGCTGCAGTCCCACCTCAAAATGGAGCCCAAGACTCTAGGG GCTATCCAGATTGTGATTGGGGCACTGATTCTCTGTCTGAGTGCTTCTGTGCTCCAGATCCATGAGGTTCACTTCACAGGAGATGTGGCCCTCTTCCTGATTGTTGTCATACAG GTGACCTTGTCTGGTTCAGTGTTGGTCCACAGTGGGAGGAGACCTACTCTGTTTTGG GTCAAATTTGTCCTGGTGCTGCATCTCATCAGTGCAGCATTTGCCACTGCTGCCCTGGGTCTGATGTCCAAACACCTCCCTTATCGCCAAGACTCTTACCACTGTGAACACTGCCGCAGACTGGAGCTACATGCTGTG CTGTTGATTGATGGGATTCTGGGGACACTGGTGATCTTTCTGGTGCTGGAGCTGTTGATCTGCATCACTGCCATGCTGTTTGGACTCAGTGTCCTAGCTGCTGGTGGAACCCAG GCACCCAGCCAGAGACCTGCTTATCCACAGACACGCCCACCACCTGTTCCAGCTGTGCAGGCTGTTCATCCCACTCCAGCTGCAGCTGAACCATCTCAG cAGGTGGCTGTAGTTGTGACGGAACCTAATTCAGAGCAGGTGGAGGACATTTCCACTCCACCCACTGAACCCCAGGTGGAGCCAATTGAAGCTGTGGACACAGAACCCTGA